The genomic DNA TCTTTTAAATCCTTCTCAACAGAGGGGGGTACCATGTGATTAATTTCACCACCAAATTTTGCAACTTCTTTTACTAAAGAACTACTAAGAAAACTATAATTTGTATTTGTCGATAAAAATATAGTTTCAATATCATTATTAAGTGATTTATTTGTATGAGCAATCTGTAGTTCATACTCAAAATCACTCATTGCTCTTAAGCCTCTGAGAATAAGATTAGCTTTTAGATCATTTGCACAATCAACAGTTAGACCAGAATAAGAAATAACTTCAATATTAGGTAAATGAGAAAGAGAATTTTTTATTTGTATTATTCTTCTTTCAAGATTAAATGTTGGTGTTTTAGAGGTATTTTCTAAAACAGCAACTACTAGATTGCCAAATATTTTTTCAGCCCTTTCTATTAAATCAAGATGCCCATTTGTTAAAGGATCAAATGTACCTGGATAAAGAATTTTCATGAATTTATTATGATCGAATAAGAAATTTAGTTAAAATAATATTATTAGTTAAATCAATTATGACATTAAATCTAGAAGCAAAAAAAA from Prochlorococcus marinus XMU1402 includes the following:
- the coaD gene encoding pantetheine-phosphate adenylyltransferase gives rise to the protein MKILYPGTFDPLTNGHLDLIERAEKIFGNLVVAVLENTSKTPTFNLERRIIQIKNSLSHLPNIEVISYSGLTVDCANDLKANLILRGLRAMSDFEYELQIAHTNKSLNNDIETIFLSTNTNYSFLSSSLVKEVAKFGGEINHMVPPSVEKDLKDYFK